From the Acidobacteriota bacterium genome, one window contains:
- a CDS encoding STAS domain-containing protein, whose protein sequence is MKLRCEPVADVPDGLAVRLSGNLEVDGATRLWEELTTGVAKDSRFFIFDLTDVPIVTSAGIGTLVRFLVRLRSSGGAVAICGCSEKIEEVFSIVMLTDILQVCASEEEARERLRTIASG, encoded by the coding sequence ATGAAGCTGAGGTGCGAGCCCGTTGCAGACGTTCCGGACGGTCTCGCCGTCCGTCTCTCGGGCAACCTCGAGGTCGACGGTGCCACCCGACTCTGGGAAGAGCTCACCACCGGCGTGGCCAAAGACTCGCGCTTCTTCATCTTCGACCTCACCGACGTGCCGATCGTCACCAGCGCCGGCATCGGCACCCTGGTTCGGTTTCTCGTCCGCCTTCGCAGTTCCGGTGGCGCGGTCGCGATCTGTGGCTGCAGCGAGAAAATCGAGGAAGTGTTCTCGATCGTCATGCTGACGGACATCCTCCAGGTCTGCGCCAGCGAGGAGGAGGCGCGAGAGCGCCTGCGCACGATCGCATCCGGCTGA
- a CDS encoding SpoIIE family protein phosphatase — protein sequence MTTLYVIPGDAEPFDHQFDGDSLVIGRSSRCDLAVADRCLSRQHVRIFRSDESWLVEDMGSRNGTRVNGKTISGQTPIAPGDVIDASMSRITFGRDEKAIKSGQSFSDSQLSIYRPASDIIARSEIEVVAPSDSGVEELRRAADRLRVLYDVHTALDESTTAEELVDHVLERVFVHLRPQHGAIFLTDNGGLARVSSRSQVDSIDDFPESKSLAEEVIGKGHAAVIHDASTDPMVQGALSLQDSGVRTLVAAPLLTPEGAIGMIVLSSNLAARLFGEDDMELLTVVASAAALRLRNFALAEEAAERRRFEQEVAIARRIQVALLPTELPQVAGLEIYGKNTPSRGVSGDYYQVIERPSANEVAVIIADVSGKGIGASLLTGYVDALVNAYLGENMEPAEIFNRVSPQMNAKTPVESFATAFLGILSVETGTLRFASAGHDPTILLRSDGGTELLMPTGMPLGLMPEATYGVSKATLDPGDSMVMYTDGITEAANPEQEEFGRQRLVDVCGQNHDQAPADLAASIDDTVDAFVEGVPYHDDRTLVILRRSAT from the coding sequence GTGACAACTCTGTACGTGATTCCTGGAGACGCTGAGCCGTTCGATCACCAGTTCGACGGCGACTCGCTGGTGATCGGACGCTCGTCACGCTGCGATCTGGCGGTCGCCGACCGGTGCCTTTCGCGCCAGCACGTTCGCATATTCAGATCTGACGAGAGTTGGCTCGTTGAAGACATGGGTTCGCGCAATGGTACGCGTGTCAACGGGAAGACCATCTCGGGACAGACACCTATCGCCCCCGGTGACGTGATCGACGCGTCGATGTCGCGGATCACCTTCGGGCGCGATGAAAAGGCGATCAAGTCGGGGCAATCCTTCTCCGACTCACAACTCTCCATTTACCGCCCCGCCAGTGACATCATCGCCAGGTCCGAAATCGAGGTCGTGGCGCCTTCCGACTCCGGGGTCGAAGAGCTACGCCGGGCTGCCGACCGGCTCAGAGTACTCTACGACGTCCACACCGCCCTTGATGAATCGACGACTGCCGAAGAGCTTGTCGATCATGTCCTCGAACGGGTTTTCGTTCACCTTCGGCCCCAGCACGGAGCCATATTTCTGACAGACAACGGCGGTCTGGCACGGGTGAGCAGCCGCTCGCAGGTCGACAGCATCGACGACTTTCCGGAATCGAAGAGTCTCGCCGAGGAGGTCATCGGCAAGGGCCATGCGGCGGTCATCCACGACGCCTCGACCGACCCCATGGTCCAGGGGGCTTTAAGCCTGCAGGATTCCGGGGTCCGCACCCTGGTCGCCGCGCCGTTGCTGACGCCGGAGGGCGCAATCGGAATGATCGTCCTCAGCTCGAATCTTGCCGCCCGCCTTTTCGGGGAAGACGATATGGAACTTCTGACGGTTGTAGCGTCTGCCGCAGCGCTGCGCCTGCGCAACTTCGCCCTCGCCGAGGAGGCTGCGGAGCGACGGCGCTTCGAGCAGGAGGTGGCGATCGCGCGCCGCATTCAGGTAGCGCTGCTACCAACAGAATTGCCACAGGTTGCCGGGCTCGAGATCTACGGCAAGAATACTCCCTCGAGAGGGGTTTCAGGAGACTACTACCAAGTGATCGAGAGGCCGTCGGCAAACGAGGTGGCTGTGATCATCGCAGACGTCTCGGGCAAGGGAATCGGGGCATCGTTGCTCACTGGTTATGTCGACGCTCTCGTCAACGCCTACCTTGGCGAGAACATGGAACCGGCAGAAATCTTCAACCGCGTGTCTCCGCAGATGAACGCCAAGACACCCGTTGAGTCCTTCGCGACCGCCTTTCTCGGTATCCTCTCAGTCGAAACCGGCACCCTCAGATTTGCCAGCGCGGGTCACGACCCGACCATCCTGCTTCGATCGGATGGCGGTACTGAGCTTTTGATGCCGACCGGAATGCCGCTCGGCCTGATGCCGGAGGCCACCTACGGAGTGTCAAAGGCCACTCTCGATCCCGGCGATTCGATGGTCATGTACACCGACGGCATCACCGAGGCGGCCAATCCCGAGCAGGAGGAGTTCGGACGGCAACGGC